From the genome of Phlebotomus papatasi isolate M1 chromosome 2, Ppap_2.1, whole genome shotgun sequence:
TATgaagatatattttttctaaaaataaagccactaaaatatattcaaaagtTCACATTTAAACTCAAATTTCCCAGTATTGGAACATTCAAATGTAGTCAAGGTATTTGAACATTATTAAAAGGTGAGTTTTTTTGCAATCGTTTTAGAAATTGAGTAACAGATATATGAAAATTTTGTCGTCTCACGTAATGAGCCATTGCAATAATTATATGCTAAAGGAACTTATTAAACAACAatgttttcattagaatagtcATGCGAGATTTTGGCGGAAAGAactttagaaaaattatttaaatatcttcaattacgcatttcgaggtcacttgtaaagaatcttagctaccataagcttatctgggcttatcactggtactttagtttttctttggttctttgttttttttgtcttaaCTATCACAGttgtaatgcccagcgcacaataacttttgtttgtaaatatgttttcaaaattttctgtgagagtgagcgagatgactatatctagatttcactttcattgaaatgttaaaaacatgtttacaaaataaaagttattgtgcgctggacatatGAGAGATgatcctatttttgtgattaaataaataagaatatttataataataaagaCATTTTGCCATAAAGAAAATGCCagaaaaatgatcaaaaattgaatgaaaaatgtttttcagaatttcaaaattcttttgaattgcaattaaatttgtgtcaaaaatttttaaatttacaaaagaaaagaaaatctaaTAGTATACCGATTTTGATGACCATGTCATATAtaagattaatttaatattaaaattaatactttctgaactgcgagaatgccaaaaaagatagcaagtatTCTATCTTctctctctcgcgtttcgctcgaaaactgaccgaatcacagttggcacgcatggaaaattgctcgaattgcctgtaatacaatacagaaagcaattaatacgaacagtaatatcttactcatcgtattactccactagaagGTATTCTTTCtgacacacgtgatattccatttgaaatttgtaTACTATATACCTTTctcttattaattattaattaagattaatattaatatttagaaaagccggaaagagaggtatatagtatgcaaaattcaaatggaatatcacgtgtgttagaaagagtacactctagtggagtaatacgatgagtaagatattactgttcgtattaattgctttctgaatcgtatggAATTGAAGCATCGATTGAATGAACTTTTTAGAAAGTCCTAAATCATGTTATCCGGATGTCAGATGATCACCAAATTTTTACCAATTGTAGATCTTGTTCCTAGGaataacatatctctcggagtaataaaaGGCTAAGTCGACAAGCGTATCTCATACTTATATCGAGTCAGTAAAAATGCTTTTCTTCAGTGAAAGAAAAATGTCTATAAGGTGAGCTAAAATCTTAGtgttcttgaattatttttagtttatgttttttgtttatttttaaccctttaacgacgagacactttttacggtccgaaaatcaacaataaaaatttaactgatatacaaaatcaatgaaacgtcttacatctgactttggaaaatccaaaagaTTCTGATTCGATGCATTTTTACCCCTACAAGCgttagggacaaaaatagcccaaaaatttaagtaattattattattaatttttatggcaataccaatgaataataatttccagtctaatgaaaaatattacggataagtattgtagtttccttttccaaaacggtttgacttgaaaaaaattggaagtataaaacataattcaaatcatttttcaatatgagaatttaaaaattagtcatttttaaggttaaatatttaccacatagcaaatagttggaaacttgcaaaaaatattctaaattccttcaaccttctaatttgcaattacgtacaaacataagaaaaaaataattccaggtaggcaggaaaaattattttctttatgggacaccggtgttccaattgtccttaaagggttaaatgtctTGAATATTGTGTAGGGCGCAGCGGCCCCTCTGCCGCCCCTCCCTCTTCGCAAGCTGACCCctatttcaagacctttcaattaaatatacttttaattaaattgattgaggAACAAAATCGTTCCTCAATCAATTTCAATCAATCGTTCAGGAATAAATTCGTTCGTTCGTTTTCGACTTATCCTCGTATTGGAAGATTTAGTCATCTTAATCAGTTCATGAGTAAACTTCCATTGATCTTATGACGTTTAACAAAAGCATGAGCTATGGCGGTAAGATCTCTGTCTCGAGTCTTGCAATTGTGAGTCAAACCACGGTCGGTTCAAATAAACTGAAAGTCCGGAAGGAGAACTTATTCACATTGTTTCACATGATCTTTGCCCACAAGATCCAAGAGCATAGAAGATGCATCCACTTCGCAGAAGAGGCGGTCATGGGCGGCCTACGATGAGTCGATTCTTCTAAcgtaaaaatattgtaataaaattaataatcaaaGACAAATTGATTGTctcaatacgattaataattaTAGTGGACTGCCAaatgaccattttttttttattttggtatATTAAGAACGTCTAGTAATGGTAGATTAATTGAACACCAGAAGCCGAAAACTCTTACTGTTTCTTCTTGCTCTTACTTAGTGTCCGAATATTAGTGTCGTAAAAATTTTTACTATATCTTTTATTAACAAAATGTACCAAAAAGCtcttttgaagaatattttaattcttgcaatattttatttgagCATTCCTTGAAAACTGCTGAATCCGAAGGAAATTTTACCACCTGCAGCAATTCTAGCCACCACTGAAAAGCTTCAAGTGCACCTGTTGAATTTTCTGCGAAAATTGCGAGAGAAAAACTTAATTGATCGAGGGGGTTATTCATTCTTAAAGCTCACTGCCTTCGTCAGTTTCAGAAGCTCTTGATATACTCTCTGGAAATGTCTCACGTGGTTCTGGGATTAAAAAGcccctcattttttttaatattcttttttttaatttctcaagttTCGTAAAAGCTAGCTTTTCGTCAGGGGCCTatcgatatttaatttttctatacgttttttcctagaggcactgaagactattggcaagttttttcctaaagagaattgacttatcagtctgatatatttggaaatcgtgcattaaaaactatctaaaaatgcatatttcataatgctcgccgaaatagtacatgaactacgaggaaatttgtttaaggcgcggtgcaatatctgcaaaatttttacaaggaaaagtgaaaaatagcttcactttttattaggcttgatgggtccCTGTTTTTCGTACTTCGCAAAGCCTTCTGAAGGCGCTATCCTCAAATTTACCAAATGTCTTGGTTTTCTAAAGAAGCTTAAGGAAACtggtataagtttttttttattatgaacaACCCCCTGCAATTTACCCAAAGAGAAAATCAAAAGAACGATCTCAGCTATAATTTCCTTATGTGGcaatttattagatttttactattttctctTCGAGTGCTATTTGGTTCCTTTCACTGCAAAAGGAAGCGGGCATTTTTCCTGGTACTCCCTTAAATCATTGCATTCGTTGGAGTCTCTCCAGAGGATATCCGGGCATTTCTGTAGGAAATTGAAGGTATAAATTATGTtggttattttctattaatgtGATAGAGGGTTTTGAGgatagaatttacttgaaagaGGTAGGAATGGATGCATCCTGTGAGATATCCGGGCATGGGATTGCAGTATTTCTGGCCAGATTGCGTTGGTGGCATGTTGGCAATTGCCATGAATCCGGGCAATTTGCTTCGAGCGTCTTTGACACAGAATTCAAGAGCGTCAATCATCGTCTCATTCCAAGTTGTCTCATCTTTCACAATATCCATGAAATAATTTGATATGTCCATCATGTTTATTCCTCCTCCGATCTCATTGAGTCCAGAGACGTTGAAAGCACACTCAAAGACACACTGAAAGGTAAAAATTACGGAATGTCTTTGCTGAATGCTCGACTTGGAAGTTCAATGATTCAAGATTCAAAGTGAT
Proteins encoded in this window:
- the LOC129801116 gene encoding general odorant-binding protein 66-like — encoded protein: MVKVAGFVIFVTVMWIMGAQGEAVECEMPPPQVINPGDCCKLPQFFPNQVLRKCAENYSRIEYHPPPTTPRAPPLPAPLLKSITAIIPRGCCVFECAFNVSGLNEIGGGINMMDISNYFMDIVKDETTWNETMIDALEFCVKDARSKLPGFMAIANMPPTQSGQKYCNPMPGYLTGCIHSYLFQKCPDILWRDSNECNDLREYQEKCPLPFAVKGTK